A single region of the Musa acuminata AAA Group cultivar baxijiao chromosome BXJ1-11, Cavendish_Baxijiao_AAA, whole genome shotgun sequence genome encodes:
- the LOC103971918 gene encoding nudix hydrolase 16, mitochondrial, producing the protein MSDLVARTGRHQQRYEAGCRLVSGCIPFRYRNCDDTSDAKPDPEKEVEVLMINSPSGPGLLFPKGGWENDETVEEAAVREALEEAGVRGDIVSFLGDYIFKSKTLQDEFSPEGLCKAAVFAMHVREELELWPEQSTRHRTWVTIPEAAEQCRHPWMRDALLDGFIKWHASTMATPEEDVTPEG; encoded by the exons ATGAGCGATTTGGTGGCCCGCACCGGTCGACATCAGCAGCGATACGAGGCCGGTTGTCGCCTAGTTTCCGG GTGTATCCCATTTAGATACAGAAACTGTGATGACACTTCTGATGCCAAGCCTGATCCTGAGAAGGAGGTTGAAGTACTTATGATAAATTCACCTAGTGGACCAGGTCTTTTGTTTCCAAAG GGAGGATGGGAAAATGATGAAACAGTTGAAGAGGCAGCTGTACGAGAAGCTCTGGAAGAAGCAGGAGTTCGTGGGGATATAGTA TCATTCTTGGGAGACTATATCTTCAAAAGCAAAACTCTTCAAGATGAATTCAGCCCAGAAGGTTTGTGCAAAGCCGCTGTCTTTGCCATGCATGTGAGGGAGGAGCTTGAGCTGTGGCCAGAACAGAGCACCCGCCACAGGACATGGGTCACCATACCGGAAGCTGCGGAGCAATGTAGACACCCATGGATGCGGGATGCCCTTCTTGATGGATTCATAAAGTGGCACGCCAGTACCATGGCAACGCCTGAAGAAGATGTCACGCCAGAAGGATAA
- the LOC103971919 gene encoding heavy metal-associated isoprenylated plant protein 32 has product MSKEDDSKFLKLQTCVVKVNICCDGCQKKVKKVLHKIDGVYTTTIDVENRKVTVTGNVDPAILIRKLRKAGKHAELWSVKGGNPQNVANQLQKLQLQHVKQQQTQKGGGVSSKVGGGEGGGGGKHQKGQQPQLQQFPQQAKGYKDLKFPNLKNLKFPFKKNTKEVKFNLHPEDERDDGSDSDDEDDEFDEDLDDMDGIHETVRRDPKMTKLMNFQSNVKGLAKEKKGPATAGSKGGGGGQLHNKVVGGNNSGGGKRGGGSGGGHANHSNPFHGGNRNDGVGGGLPLSNMQTPMGLTGTFPGYFQGGTMPPPEMMAGANPYQQLHQRMMMNGPDRPALGYGYGRPAYMAPPHPHGEPYTMFSDENPNGCSIV; this is encoded by the exons ATGAGCAAAGAAGACGACAGCAAGTTCCTGAAACTACAG ACATGCGTTGTGAAAGTGAACATATGCTGTGATGGATGCCAGAAGAAAGTGAAGAAAGTGCTTCATAAGATTGATG GGGTATACACTACCACCATAGATGTGGAGAACAGGAAGGTGACTGTCACAGGGAATGTGGATCCTGCCATCCTCATCAGAAAACTCCGCAAGGCTGGCAAACATGCAGAGCTGTGGTCCGTCAAGGGTGGAAACCCGCAGAATGTCGCCAACCAGCTGCAAAAGCTCCAGCTTCAGCATGTCAAACAACAGCAGACCCAAAAGGGCGGCGGTGTTAGTAGTAaagtaggaggaggagaaggaggaggaggaggcaagcATCAGAAGGGCCAGCAGCCACAGCTGCAACAGTTTCCGCAGCAGGCAAAAGGGTACAAAGATCTGAAGTTTCCCAATCTGAAGAACCTCAAGTTTCCTTTCAAGAAGAACACCAAAGAAGTCAAATTTAACCTTCACCCCGAGGATGAGAGGGACGACGGGAGCGACTCCGACGACGAGGATGATGAATTCGACGAGGACTTGGATGACATGGATGGGATTCATGAGACCGTCCGTCGTGATCCCAAGATGACCAAGCTCATGAATTTCCAATCTAATGTTAAGGGTTTGGCCAAAGAAAAGAAAGGTCCTGCTACTGCTGGTagcaagggaggaggaggaggtcagcTGCACAACAAGGTTGTGGGTGGCAACAATAGTGGGGGAGGTAAGAGAGGCGGTGGCAGTGGTGGCGGTCATGCTAATCATAGCAATCCATTCCATGGGGGCAACAGAAACGACGGTGTAGGAGGGGGCCTTCCGTTGAGCAACATGCAAACGCCCATGGGCCTCACGGGGACCTTTCCCGGCTACTTCCAGGGTGGGACGATGCCGCCGCCGGAGATGATGGCCGGTGCGAACCCCTACCAGCAGCTGCACCAGAGGATGATGATGAATGGTCCAGACCGCCCAGCACTGGGCTATGGTTATGGACGGCCGGCGTACATGGCGCCACCGCATCCCCACGGCGAACCCTACACCATGTTCAGTGATGAGAACCCCAATGGTTGCTCGATAGTGTGA
- the LOC103972589 gene encoding uncharacterized protein LOC103972589: protein MLGVFSGDVVDVPGELMAVGSSTPCPKTPASELVNRFLECTPPVMLLRVGGFGHLAFRPISKSSIHTRFAAEDAIQCLFKGVLTNLGSLRHQYDLRNSDDEAVTVIKAYKVIRDRSPYPPNLLLSHLAGSFALVLFDMNSSSILVASDVDGRVPLFWGITSDGCLAFSDDLEVLKGSCGKSLAPFPPGCFYSNTLGGLKSYHSPGDRVIAVLGSEEEVFGVTFKVERSADRK from the exons ATGTTGGGAGTGTTCAGTGGAGATGTGGTGGACGTTCCGGGGGAACTAATGGCGGTCGGCAGCAGCACGCCCTGCCCCAAGACCCCGGCGTCGGAGCTGGTGAACCGATTCCTCGAGTGCACACCTCCGGTGATGTTGCTCAGGGTCGGTGGCTTCGGCCACCTCGCTTTTCGCCCCATCTCCAAATCCTCCATTCATaccag GTTTGCAGCGGAGGATGCGATACAGTGCCTCTTCAAGGGAGTGCTGACCAACCTGGGGAGCTTGAGGCATCAGTACGACCTCCGTAACAGCGACGACGAGGCGGTGACGGTGATCAAGGCCTACAAGGTCATCCGCGACCGATCACCATACCCTCCCAACTTGTTGCTCTCACACCTCGCCGGCAGTTTCGCCCTCGTGCTCTTCGACATGAATTCCTCCTCCATCCTCGTCGCATCG GACGTAGATGGGAGGGTTCCCTTGTTCTGGGGGATCACATCTGATGGATGCCTCGCCTTCTCTGACGATCTGGAGGTGCTGAAAGGATCATGTGGGAAATCTCTCGCACCATTCCCCCCAG GATGTTTCTATTCGAATACATTGGGAGGACTGAAGAGCTATCACAGCCCCGGGGACAGGGTGATTGCTGTTCTAGGGAGTGAGGAAGAAGTATTTGGTGTCACTTTCAAG GTGGAAAGATCTGCGGACAGGAAATGA
- the LOC103971920 gene encoding dnaJ protein ERDJ7 has protein sequence MMVSPVLRCLSSPPFLFFCCLLLLQLPICRSIYCDEDDCYDLLGVSQSSNASEIKKAYYKLSLKYHPDKNPDPESRKLFVKIANAYEILKDEATREQYDYAIAHPEEVFYNTARYYHAYYGHKTDPRAVLVGLLLVVSALQYLNQWTRYTQAVTMVKKTPAYKNRLKALELERSGGVTNKKKGLKQIDKTVEEKLSNELELHIQGAEKPSLWNLIGVQFVLLPYTLGKLLIWRSCWFWRYQIKKLPYSWDDACYLTQSCLKITSDAWRNIDESTMSNLVQKRLWVKGNMESYVAEMRKESKRRR, from the exons ATGATGGTTTCTCCGGTACTCCGTTGTCTCTCCTCTCCCCCTTTCCTTTTCTTCTgttgccttctcctcctccaactCCCAATTTGCCGTTCTATCTACTGCGATGAGGACGACTGCTACGATCTCCTCGG GGTTTCTCAGAGCTCCAACGCGTCGGAGATCAAGAAAGCTTACTACAAGCTCTCCCTTAAATA TCATCCTGATAAGAACCCTGACCCCGAGTCAAGAAAGCTTTTCGTGAAAATTGCGAATGCGTATGAG ATTTTAAAAGATGAAGCTACAAGGGAGCAATATGATTATGCAATTGCACATCCTGAAGAG GTCTTCTATAATACTGCTCGGTACTACCATGCATATTATGGTCATAAAACA GATCCTCGAGCAGTCTTGGTGGGTCTTCTTCTGGTTGTTTCAGCTTTGCAATATCTAAATCAATGGACCAGGTATACACAG GCAGTTACAATGGTCAAGAAAACACCAGCTTACAAAAATAGGTTGAAGGCACTTGAACTTGAGCGATCTGGAGGTGTAACAAATAAGAAGAAGGGTctaaaacaaattgataa GACGGTGGAAGAGAAGCTTAGCAATGAACTTGAATTGCATATTCAGGGAGCTGAGAAACCTTCGTTATGGAATCTCATCGGTGTCCAATTTGTACTTCTGCCTTACACATTAGGCAAG TTGTTGATTTGGCGATCCTGTTGGTTTTGGAGATATCAGATCAAGAAACTACCATACTCATGGGATGATGCTTGTTATTTGACACAAAGTTGCCTCAAAATAACTTCTGATGCATGGAGAAATATTG ATGAATCTACGATGAGTAACCTTGTCCAGAAACGTTTGTGGGTTAAAGGAAACATGGAGAGCTATGTGGCAGAGATGAGAAAAGAGTCAAAACGTCGAAGATAA